In the Rhodospirillaceae bacterium genome, one interval contains:
- a CDS encoding ABC transporter ATP-binding protein produces the protein MVKPVVRIEDLRLEFLSQAGALEVLKGISLTIGEGEIVGVVGESGSGKSVTAMNLLQLLPRTKINVPTGNITVLGHEVREMNEQELQQIRGGEIGMIFQEPMTALNPVLRVKDQINDVILRHKDMSEDEAEQLSLKLLADTKITDPQRVYESFPHELSGGMRQRVMIAMAFSCSPKLIVADEPTTALDVTVQAQILELLKERARTTGTSVLLITHDLAVVAQLCDRVYVMYKGNFVEEGLTKDVIGNPQHIYTKALLNSLPEGKPAKSRLATVAAAMLEGGTTNVDAEPVRQVTRVARTGNTILQIKNGTVRYPKDYNFFGRPVKFHTAVDHVSVEIKEGETLALVGESGCGKTSLANAVVGLNKLADGEIIYRGKNIKDHHIETRREIQIVFQDPQSSLDPRWPVWRIMTEPLTVGKSPSKAELREQAVALCEMVGLEASQIDRLPHEFSGGQRQRIAVGRALSVRPKLLVLDEPTSALDVSVQAQILNLLLDLQDEHGLTYLFISHDVAVVRHIADQVAVMYQSKVVESGDAEQVLTAPTHEYTKTLMAAVPSLERAFVA, from the coding sequence ATGGTTAAGCCTGTCGTGCGCATCGAAGATTTGCGCCTCGAGTTTCTAAGCCAAGCAGGGGCCCTTGAGGTCCTTAAAGGAATCTCCCTGACCATCGGCGAAGGAGAGATTGTAGGTGTGGTTGGTGAATCCGGATCAGGTAAATCTGTCACGGCCATGAACCTGTTGCAGCTACTGCCACGCACGAAAATCAACGTTCCAACAGGTAATATTACGGTCCTCGGGCATGAAGTGCGCGAGATGAATGAACAAGAGCTTCAGCAGATACGTGGCGGAGAGATTGGGATGATCTTTCAGGAGCCCATGACCGCTCTGAACCCCGTATTGCGCGTCAAAGATCAAATCAACGATGTCATTCTTCGCCATAAGGATATGTCTGAAGATGAAGCGGAGCAGCTTTCTCTTAAACTTCTCGCTGACACAAAGATCACCGACCCTCAGCGCGTATACGAATCTTTTCCGCACGAGTTATCCGGCGGCATGCGCCAGCGCGTGATGATTGCTATGGCGTTTTCTTGCTCACCTAAACTCATCGTCGCTGACGAACCCACGACGGCTTTGGATGTTACCGTTCAAGCTCAGATATTGGAGTTGTTAAAAGAACGCGCGAGAACCACGGGAACCTCAGTACTTTTGATTACACACGACTTAGCCGTGGTTGCCCAACTCTGCGATCGTGTCTACGTGATGTACAAAGGTAATTTTGTCGAAGAGGGGCTGACGAAAGATGTCATTGGTAACCCTCAACATATTTATACAAAAGCGCTGCTCAATTCATTACCTGAAGGTAAACCGGCTAAAAGCCGCTTAGCGACTGTCGCCGCCGCTATGCTGGAAGGTGGCACTACAAATGTTGATGCTGAACCCGTCAGACAGGTCACGCGCGTTGCGCGCACGGGTAACACGATTCTGCAAATTAAGAATGGAACTGTGCGATATCCGAAGGACTACAACTTCTTTGGTCGGCCTGTAAAATTCCATACGGCTGTTGATCACGTCAGCGTTGAAATCAAAGAAGGTGAAACTTTGGCGCTGGTTGGCGAGTCAGGATGTGGCAAAACATCCTTGGCCAATGCTGTTGTTGGACTGAACAAGCTCGCCGATGGAGAAATCATCTATCGCGGTAAAAACATTAAAGACCACCATATTGAAACACGGCGCGAAATACAGATCGTATTCCAAGACCCACAATCATCTCTGGATCCGCGTTGGCCGGTCTGGAGAATTATGACCGAACCTCTGACCGTCGGGAAATCTCCCAGCAAAGCAGAACTTCGCGAACAGGCCGTCGCCTTGTGTGAAATGGTCGGACTGGAAGCCAGTCAAATCGACCGTTTACCTCACGAGTTTTCAGGTGGCCAGAGACAGCGTATTGCCGTTGGACGCGCACTTTCTGTGCGCCCAAAACTACTTGTGCTCGATGAGCCGACATCCGCGTTGGACGTGTCTGTGCAAGCTCAGATCTTAAACCTACTGCTCGACCTTCAAGACGAGCACGGACTGACATATCTGTTCATCTCACATGATGTTGCCGTTGTGCGACACATCGCAGACCAAGTGGCCGTGATGTACCAAAGTAAAGTTGTCGAATCTGGAGACGCAGAGCAGGTTTTGACGGCCCCAACCCATGAGTACACGAAAACACTTATGGCGGCCGTGCCGAGCTTAGAACGCGCTTTTGTAGCCTAA
- a CDS encoding ABC transporter permease: MSSTAETAPSDKPSGGTFEAIIGPFVPILHQLMRLAVLLFSVTTLLFFMLRLAGDPALVLAGNDATPEQLEAIRIQYGLDKPLVVQYFNYMGNLLQGDFGKSLASGEPAMEKVLTMLPATLLIAGLAMAMSILVAIPLGAWLGFKPERADRRGVSGIIFVFQGVPGFVSALIFIQIFAVNLRWLPSLGMEWGTIIEWAITESFSIPVPVPSKTWILPAASLAWFLMPSLTRVVAANTAEAMREDYIRTARAGGAPASTLLWRHALPNALLGAAALIGTQFAFLVGGAVITETIFAWPGIGWLLIESTQTLDFPVVQALALCIATLVFSVNALTDLSFQFLDPRLRTKGG, encoded by the coding sequence ATGAGCTCAACAGCTGAAACCGCCCCTTCGGATAAGCCGTCCGGGGGGACTTTTGAGGCCATTATTGGCCCGTTTGTTCCGATTCTGCATCAACTGATGCGCTTGGCTGTGTTGCTGTTCTCGGTAACAACACTGCTGTTCTTTATGTTGCGCTTGGCAGGAGACCCTGCTCTTGTTTTAGCTGGCAATGATGCCACGCCGGAGCAGCTTGAAGCGATCCGTATTCAATATGGATTGGATAAGCCGCTTGTTGTCCAATACTTCAATTACATGGGTAACCTGCTGCAAGGCGACTTTGGCAAGTCGTTGGCCAGCGGCGAGCCTGCCATGGAAAAAGTACTGACAATGTTGCCCGCCACCTTGTTAATCGCAGGTTTAGCAATGGCTATGTCTATACTGGTTGCGATTCCGCTTGGCGCTTGGCTGGGATTTAAACCTGAACGGGCCGATCGCCGCGGTGTATCTGGCATCATCTTTGTGTTTCAGGGAGTGCCAGGATTTGTGAGCGCCCTCATTTTTATTCAGATTTTTGCGGTGAACCTGAGATGGCTACCATCCCTCGGCATGGAGTGGGGCACGATCATTGAATGGGCGATCACAGAAAGTTTTTCCATCCCCGTACCCGTGCCATCAAAAACTTGGATTTTGCCTGCTGCAAGTCTGGCTTGGTTCCTAATGCCCAGCCTCACCCGCGTGGTAGCAGCGAATACCGCTGAAGCTATGCGCGAGGATTATATCCGCACCGCCCGAGCTGGCGGCGCACCCGCCTCAACATTGCTCTGGCGACATGCCCTACCAAACGCCTTGTTAGGCGCAGCGGCATTAATCGGCACTCAGTTTGCCTTCCTTGTTGGTGGTGCTGTCATCACAGAAACGATTTTCGCCTGGCCAGGTATTGGTTGGCTGCTGATTGAGTCAACGCAGACTTTGGACTTTCCTGTGGTTCAGGCTCTCGCGCTATGCATTGCAACATTGGTGTTTTCTGTAAATGCATTGACGGATCTGAGCTTCCAATTCCTTGACCCCCGTTTACGCACAAAGGGAGGCTGA
- a CDS encoding ABC transporter permease, with the protein MSEVKVSRTGGLMGANEGKTFDWNKFRQVANPEIIIAFTLFTIIAVLAIFGQFLQTHDPMQGDLLKRFTPPGQEGYIFGSDHLGRDLWSRMVDGLQWSMACALTANVINLFLGSTLGLLAAEKPGWLRIIVNQLVYTLQSLPGLVILICVVVVVGQGFLTLVVTLGLLSWVVYMRVIYAEASSLFQREYVQAARLAGVSRWAIMFKHVLPGVRASLFVIFAFHFAGLLIAESALSFLGLGAPLGVPTWGNMLAESRQYMIRAPWMLIVPAGAIVMAVVTMNLVGDGIASLSRKKGRSIDV; encoded by the coding sequence ATGTCAGAAGTTAAAGTCAGCCGCACGGGTGGCCTCATGGGGGCCAATGAAGGGAAGACCTTTGATTGGAACAAATTCAGGCAGGTCGCAAACCCCGAAATCATCATAGCCTTCACACTGTTCACGATTATTGCTGTCCTGGCCATCTTTGGTCAGTTTTTACAAACCCATGATCCGATGCAGGGCGACTTGCTGAAGCGATTCACACCTCCAGGTCAGGAAGGTTACATTTTTGGCAGTGACCACCTAGGGCGCGATTTATGGTCTCGTATGGTGGACGGCTTACAATGGTCAATGGCCTGCGCGCTAACAGCAAACGTGATCAACCTCTTCCTTGGCTCGACACTCGGACTTTTGGCAGCAGAAAAACCTGGCTGGCTTCGTATCATCGTTAACCAACTTGTTTATACGCTGCAATCACTGCCTGGCTTGGTGATTCTGATTTGTGTCGTTGTCGTCGTTGGTCAGGGTTTCTTGACGCTGGTTGTGACACTCGGGCTGTTGTCTTGGGTAGTTTACATGCGCGTTATCTACGCCGAAGCCTCCAGCCTGTTTCAACGTGAATATGTACAAGCCGCACGCTTGGCAGGCGTAAGTCGCTGGGCGATTATGTTTAAGCATGTACTCCCTGGCGTGCGTGCGAGCCTGTTCGTCATTTTTGCCTTCCACTTCGCTGGACTACTTATTGCCGAAAGCGCCTTGTCCTTCCTTGGTTTGGGTGCGCCGTTGGGTGTGCCGACATGGGGCAACATGCTGGCAGAAAGTCGGCAGTATATGATTCGTGCGCCTTGGATGCTGATTGTGCCAGCAGGCGCGATTGTAATGGCCGTTGTTACGATGAACTTGGTTGGCGATGGTATCGCTAGCCTCTCTCGTAAAAAGGGTCGGAGCATCGACGTTTAG
- a CDS encoding phosphoglycerate kinase — translation MPAYRSLKDFKVDGQRVLVRGDLNVPMAEGHVTDVTRLERLAPTLLDLSNRGARVIVLSHFGRPKGERREDMSLAAVAGALAKVLGKPVTFADDCVGAAAESVVNGLASGDIAVLENLRFHPGEEANDPDFARDLAELGEFYVNDAFSASHRAHASTEQLAHLLPSAAGLQMQAELDALSNALETPARPVAALVGGAKVSSKLAVLGNLVDKVDMLIIGGGMANTFLHAQGIEVGASLHEPDLADTARDILAKAERANCEIILPTDAVVASGLKEGVETQICNIDSVPHTKMILDIGPDSIADLEQRLTGCATIVWNGPLGAFETKPFDAGTNRVAKAAAAQTSAGKLVSVAGGGDTVAALNGAGVTDQFTYVSTAGGAFLEWLEGKDLPGVKVLS, via the coding sequence GTGCCAGCTTATCGATCTCTAAAGGACTTCAAAGTCGACGGTCAGCGTGTTCTGGTGCGAGGTGACCTTAATGTCCCCATGGCTGAGGGTCACGTCACTGATGTGACTCGTCTAGAACGCTTAGCGCCGACACTTCTAGATTTGTCCAACCGCGGGGCTCGGGTCATTGTTCTGTCTCACTTTGGTCGACCGAAAGGGGAACGTCGCGAAGATATGTCATTGGCTGCGGTTGCCGGCGCTTTGGCCAAAGTGCTGGGAAAGCCGGTGACATTTGCTGACGATTGTGTCGGTGCTGCAGCGGAATCAGTTGTCAACGGCCTCGCGTCTGGAGATATCGCTGTGTTGGAGAACCTGCGGTTCCATCCTGGCGAGGAAGCCAACGACCCTGACTTTGCGCGTGATCTTGCTGAGTTGGGAGAGTTTTATGTAAACGATGCTTTTTCTGCATCACATAGGGCGCATGCTTCAACGGAACAGTTGGCGCATCTGCTACCGAGTGCGGCTGGCTTGCAAATGCAGGCTGAGTTGGATGCCCTGTCCAATGCCTTAGAAACACCTGCGCGTCCTGTCGCAGCTCTCGTCGGTGGTGCCAAAGTGTCGTCCAAACTCGCTGTGCTTGGGAACCTAGTCGACAAGGTCGACATGCTGATCATCGGCGGTGGAATGGCGAATACGTTTCTTCATGCGCAAGGGATTGAGGTCGGCGCTTCACTGCATGAACCGGACCTAGCCGATACCGCTCGTGATATTCTCGCCAAAGCGGAGCGTGCCAACTGCGAAATCATATTGCCAACAGATGCCGTGGTTGCGTCTGGACTTAAAGAAGGTGTTGAAACACAAATCTGTAATATTGACTCTGTACCTCATACCAAAATGATTCTTGATATTGGACCCGATAGCATTGCTGACCTGGAGCAGCGCCTTACAGGCTGTGCCACGATCGTATGGAACGGGCCACTTGGCGCTTTCGAAACCAAACCCTTCGATGCGGGGACTAATCGTGTTGCAAAAGCTGCGGCAGCTCAAACATCAGCGGGGAAGCTCGTTTCCGTCGCAGGGGGAGGCGACACAGTCGCAGCCCTCAATGGTGCAGGTGTAACTGATCAGTTCACCTATGTTTCGACAGCTGGCGGTGCCTTTTTAGAGTGGCTTGAAGGCAAAGATTTGCCGGGTGTGAAGGTTCTTTCCTAG
- the gap gene encoding type I glyceraldehyde-3-phosphate dehydrogenase, translating into MAVRIAMNGFGRIGRMVLRALAESGRDDIEVVAINDLGSPEDNAHLLRFDSVHGPLHMNVAVSGDSMSVGDRKIKVLAERDPSKLPWADLDVDIVAECTGIFSDRDKASVHLEAGAKRVLVSAPSKGADLTVVYGVNHNKLSSEHLIVSNASCTTNCLAPVAHVLNQSFGLNHGYMTTVHAFTGDQRTVDTLHSDLRRARAASVSMIPTSTGAARAVGEVLPELKGKLDGSAIRVPTPNVSMIDLKCVLDKTVTEDDINGAMQAAADGALKGVLIINELPLVSIDFNHSPASSTFDATQTKVLEGNFVRVLSWYDNEWGFSNRMLDTAVAMGKVI; encoded by the coding sequence ATGGCTGTTCGTATAGCAATGAATGGATTTGGGCGCATTGGCCGCATGGTCTTGAGGGCTTTGGCTGAATCTGGACGTGATGACATAGAAGTCGTTGCCATTAATGACCTAGGCTCACCTGAAGACAATGCTCATCTGCTGCGATTTGATTCAGTGCATGGTCCATTGCACATGAACGTGGCCGTTTCTGGCGATTCGATGTCCGTTGGTGACCGGAAGATCAAAGTCTTGGCTGAGCGTGATCCATCAAAACTGCCTTGGGCAGACCTTGACGTCGATATTGTGGCCGAATGCACAGGTATCTTTTCGGATCGTGATAAGGCATCGGTCCATTTGGAGGCCGGAGCCAAGCGCGTTTTGGTCTCTGCGCCGTCTAAAGGTGCGGACCTGACGGTTGTTTACGGTGTTAATCATAACAAGCTGTCCTCTGAGCATCTTATTGTTTCAAATGCATCCTGTACAACCAACTGCCTAGCCCCCGTTGCGCACGTTCTTAATCAATCTTTTGGGTTGAATCACGGTTACATGACGACAGTTCATGCCTTCACGGGAGACCAAAGAACGGTCGATACGCTTCACTCTGATCTTCGTCGTGCCCGCGCAGCTTCGGTCAGCATGATTCCAACTTCTACCGGTGCCGCGAGAGCCGTCGGTGAAGTGCTTCCCGAACTTAAAGGTAAGCTGGATGGGTCCGCCATTCGTGTTCCTACACCGAATGTTTCAATGATTGATCTTAAGTGCGTCCTCGACAAAACTGTTACTGAAGATGACATAAATGGCGCAATGCAGGCTGCTGCAGATGGAGCTCTTAAGGGGGTCTTGATAATAAATGAGCTTCCATTGGTGTCCATAGATTTCAATCACAGCCCAGCCAGCTCCACGTTCGATGCTACTCAGACGAAGGTTCTTGAAGGTAACTTCGTTCGTGTTCTGTCGTGGTACGATAACGAATGGGGCTTTTCGAACAGAATGCTCGATACAGCTGTGGCCATGGGTAAGGTGATCTAG
- a CDS encoding tetratricopeptide repeat protein, with translation MLAHVKSLIRRHFPNRTLAEQLNDQGTDFAMAGNFQEARKAFKQALQANPMLPEAWANLGQSALTEGDPQSACEFFKRAVALDPNQAEALDNWGNALVRLGRLTDAAEKHAQALTLKPNLSSAKAHLGNTLLVMGRVEEAQTLVQQAWGESPSDPVIASLALSAALHSTSLSPEQVFAGHCRWPGAEINAPARTISNPDPKRRLKIGYLSGDFRTHSCACFLLPLMRAHDRAQVEVYAYSNTINQDEVTNRCRQAVDQWRDGTQLSDSVLAEQIESDGIDILVDCSGHTDGNRLEVFGLRPAPLQMTWLGYPSTTGLAAMDIRLSDAVADPPRTSEHLHSEQVLRLPKGYHTYAPIIEAPEPSDDISTGPIRFGAFHNLAKFSDSSVELWVDVLKKVPDSLLCLKARGLDDPDVYKYTQQRFTSKGIGKGRLELSRWQSQYGKHFEDFAAIDVMLDATSYNGTTTTCEALWMGIPVVTLCGDRTASRVGASLLTQIGHPELIAKSADEYVSVAIELASAHQRRKLLRSSLRQDILASTLGDEALFARTVEDVYRKAWQKICEQK, from the coding sequence ATGTTAGCACATGTAAAAAGCCTAATACGGCGACATTTTCCAAACCGCACTCTTGCGGAGCAGTTGAATGACCAGGGCACAGATTTTGCAATGGCTGGTAATTTTCAGGAGGCTCGCAAGGCTTTTAAACAAGCCCTTCAAGCCAACCCCATGCTGCCAGAAGCATGGGCTAACCTTGGTCAAAGCGCGCTGACTGAAGGGGACCCTCAGTCAGCTTGTGAGTTCTTTAAGCGGGCGGTTGCGCTTGATCCAAACCAGGCCGAAGCGCTTGATAATTGGGGTAATGCGCTGGTTCGTCTAGGACGTTTGACGGACGCTGCTGAGAAGCACGCACAGGCGTTAACGCTAAAGCCCAATTTGAGTAGCGCCAAGGCTCATTTAGGAAATACGCTGCTTGTAATGGGGCGTGTAGAAGAAGCCCAGACTCTCGTGCAACAGGCTTGGGGTGAAAGCCCATCCGATCCCGTTATTGCTAGCTTGGCCTTGTCGGCGGCTTTGCACTCGACGTCTTTGTCCCCAGAGCAGGTTTTTGCCGGCCATTGCCGATGGCCAGGCGCTGAAATAAATGCTCCAGCTCGCACAATATCAAACCCTGATCCAAAGCGAAGATTGAAAATCGGTTATCTCTCAGGCGATTTTCGCACACATTCATGTGCTTGCTTTTTATTGCCACTCATGCGTGCCCACGATCGCGCGCAGGTCGAGGTGTACGCGTACAGCAATACTATCAATCAGGACGAAGTTACTAACAGATGCCGTCAAGCTGTCGATCAATGGCGAGACGGCACGCAATTGTCAGATAGTGTCCTGGCAGAGCAGATCGAGTCTGATGGGATTGATATTCTGGTTGATTGTTCCGGGCATACGGATGGCAACCGGCTTGAGGTGTTTGGGTTGCGTCCGGCGCCATTGCAGATGACATGGTTAGGCTACCCAAGCACCACAGGTCTAGCCGCTATGGACATTCGTTTGAGTGATGCTGTTGCTGATCCACCGAGGACGTCAGAGCATTTACACAGCGAGCAAGTTTTGCGATTGCCTAAAGGGTATCATACTTATGCGCCTATTATTGAAGCGCCAGAGCCTTCAGATGATATTAGCACTGGACCAATAAGATTCGGTGCATTCCATAACTTAGCGAAATTTTCTGACTCATCCGTTGAGCTCTGGGTCGATGTCCTAAAAAAAGTGCCTGACAGTTTATTATGCCTCAAGGCTAGGGGGCTCGATGACCCTGATGTCTATAAATACACACAGCAGCGTTTCACTAGTAAAGGTATCGGCAAAGGCCGCCTTGAACTGTCGCGATGGCAATCTCAATACGGCAAGCACTTTGAAGATTTTGCAGCGATTGACGTGATGCTTGATGCAACTTCTTATAACGGGACGACCACAACATGCGAAGCGCTGTGGATGGGAATCCCAGTCGTGACGCTATGCGGTGATCGCACGGCCAGTCGGGTGGGAGCGAGTTTGTTGACTCAGATCGGCCATCCGGAATTGATCGCAAAAAGCGCTGATGAATATGTGAGTGTTGCCATTGAACTGGCATCCGCCCATCAACGAAGAAAACTCCTGCGGTCTAGCTTGAGGCAAGATATTCTGGCTTCAACGTTGGGGG